A window from Engraulis encrasicolus isolate BLACKSEA-1 chromosome 11, IST_EnEncr_1.0, whole genome shotgun sequence encodes these proteins:
- the LOC134457742 gene encoding leukotriene B4 receptor 1-like: MNASINSSSVPSVTTGAIAGIVIRTACFLMGIGGNITVIVVLIRNFKKENFTLKLMLNLAASDIVCLSMLPFWMWNLLSGWTADIHLCRLLSFVTYTAIHASVLIVTLMSVQRYVVVLYRQQWSRLGRRGEFGVLVTVWVLAGMVSVAPTVTYNIITVEGSVKKCEQVFWSEEQKLGVALFESMALFVIPFSTLLVSYLCLQKKVSAKSMMSNHRLAKLVTCIVVTFVIFWTPYHIVNVMIMTSPSKPVQTWLRVAYRPARQVTQAIVYLNSCVNPLLYAFNYRSLRAPKPVSEVNTKETSNDTS, translated from the coding sequence ATGAACGCCTCAATCAACAGCTCAAGCGTCCCCTCTGTCACCACAGGGGCGATAGCTGGCATCGTCATCCGAACTGCCTGTTTCCTGATGGGCATCGGTGGCAACATAACAGTGATAGTGGTCCTCATCCGCAACTTCAAGAAGGAGAACTTCACCCTGAAACTGATGCTGAACCTGGCGGCCTCGGACATTGTGTGCTTGTCCATGTTGCCCTTCTGGATGTGGAACCTTCTCTCTGGCTGGACTGCGGATATCCATCTGTGTCGTCTGCTAAGCTTCGTCACGTACACGGCGATCCATGCCAGTGTGCTCATTGTGACTCTGATGAGCGTTCAGAGGTACGTGGTAGTCCTGTATCGTCagcagtggtccagactcgggaGAAGAGGGGAGTTTGGGGTCTTGGTGACCGTGTGGGTGCTGGCTGGGATGGTCTCCGTCGCACCTACAGTGACCTACAACATCATCACAGTGGAAGGATCAGTCAAGAAATGTGAGCAGGTCTTCTGGTCTGAAGAGCAGAAGCTGGGAGTTGCCTTGTTCGAATCGATGGCTTTGTTTGTCATCCCATTTAGCACACTTCTAGTTTCTTACCTTTGCCTCCAAAAGAAGGTCAGCGCAAAATCCATGATGTCCAATCACAGGTTGGCAAAGCTGGTGACCTGCATCGTTGTGACTTTTGTTATCTTCTGGACACCATATCACATCGTCAATGTGATGATAATGACTTCTCCCTCGAAACCAGTCCAGACATGGCTCCGGGTTGCCTACCGACCTGCCAGACAAGTCACCCAGGCAATCGTGTATCTCAACAGCTGTGTGAATCCTCTGTTGTACGCTTTCAACTACCGCAGTCTCCGGGCTCCAAAGCCAGTGAGTGAGGTCAACACCAAGGAGACCTCCAATGACACCTCTTGA